The stretch of DNA CGACGATTTATACTCTGAGAATATTGGAGTGTTTTCTATTTATAAATTACTGGAGAATTTGGTGGTTTGAACATTTGCGGGCCTGGTTGAATTTATGGGAATAAATAAAGGAtctcaataattaattaattgagcatGGAGCTCATTGAACTGATTAAGTAGAAGCTGGGTCTGATAATCAAACTGGGTTATAACCAATCACAATGAAAATTAGATTAGTGGTGTTGTGCTCgttttttaaacaaataattCTTGTAAGACAGTTTTTCATGTCAATTTTGTGTGTGATACAGATATTTAATTCGATCAGATTCttgaaaaaaatatcatttttttatggTGAAATTGTTACTTTTCACTTTAAGTATAGAGCTCATTGGAAAAAAAacacgtgagaccgtttcacaataACCATACTCATtttagaaaaaagaaaatatgaaCAGAAAATTGCTTCCGTAGCTTCGTATAactatcttttaaaaaaaaatacgtcTAAAACTGTGTTAAATACTTTTAAAAATGAGCttataaaaatgacaaaagagAAATTTCAACTTTTTTGAACCAACGTTTAGAGAAAGGGATTTCAAATGAATAGAAGGATGTATATCAAAGTTACATtgttttgtttagattttgaTTAAAAGAATTTAAGTTAAATATTCTCAAGTCTATGATTTAAATTTCATTGTATTTCTTTTCAACATAAAAACTTTTTTGAGACTTGTTTTACaagttaattttataaaatgaatcttcaatcaaattcaactcataaaaaatattattttttattgcaaatatcgatCGAGTCGACATCCGTGAGATTGTCTAACATAAATTCTACTATTCTTTCAATATATTTGGATTCGTTTATCGAGTTGGTTTTATTtggaattcaaattttaaatagtattGTTGAGATGTAATGATTGTCTATGTTTCATAGATCAATCGAAACGTGGTGTTAGAGTTGTTGTAccattcaaaaattttgaattgcagcattaccaccagctataaatTTTGGAAAAACGACAAACAATCGGTcatacaattggtatcagaaccAATGTCACGAATTCAATCCTCATTTGACTGCAATGAGTGCAATTATTGATAAAGATTTCAGTGGTGCAATGATTGTTCTTGTTCAGTAGAGCAATCGAAACAGAGTGATTGAATTGTtgcataatttaaaaaatttgagttacAATATCACCGTCAATCATAACTTTTGATAAAACGACAAGCATTCTCTCCTACAAActtcattaaatataattatttttcatcCAGACCAATCATTACTTAGTAGATTTGGGTTGGCCATGATAATTGGATATCACATATGTCAGTCCAATTGCACCCATCTAATTCATGGCCCATCTATAAATTGATATGAAATTGGGTAATCACATatgattcatttggtatataaTAATGCAAACATCATATAATACGTCTTAATATCAGATGAGTTACAAGTCGTCGACATTATAAACGGGTTTTAAAAGCTCTCGTTTTTTGGTTTGTTAGtatctaaaaaaattacaaatatttaTGGAAAAGGGGAATGACATTGTAATTTACATTTGAAGGGTAAATAAAGGTATACTTCTATTTCTAAGAGACCCAATACCTATGTCAAAGACCCCCTTAGATTATAGAATACAACATACATCATACATTCGTTACCACATTACCAGCAcaaaagtaacttaaattattttattaactaATCATAAGAATATTTAACAATGTCTATATTCTAAATTAAGTCCAGATAAACGAGCCGATCGGCTCCCCATCCCCGTCTTCTTGGTGGTGGTGCTCCGCCGCGGGGAAAACGAACTTGTAATAGCTGCCGCCAATGTCGCCTATCATCGTCCTCCTCGGCAGCCACCACGTAATCGGGGTAATGACTGCAGGGGAAGTAGGAGTCGCCGCTGTCGAGCAGCTGAGGGCCGTCGTCGTCCACCACAGCGCCTCCATCGCTGCCGATGCTTTGCGGGTCTTCCACCTTCATAGTGAGCTGGAGGCACGGAGGTGCAAATGTCGGGACTGGATTCGATCCATGATGTGCCGATGATTCTCCGACCGGCTGTTCTTCGGCTTTCGCCTTCTCCGTCAAGGAAAGAAGCTGTATCCGAAGGATCATCCTTGTCATATGTAAAATGTCTACCATTTTGACGATCATAACTTGACATAGTACAGGAAATAAggagataaattttaaatttttaattaaaataaaataatctgtCAAATTCTAGAGACCGGGAAGGTATATTTGCTTTTAAGAATTGAAATTTCATCGTTATTTAAATTAGTGGGGGGTAGGATCGATGCTATTGTAATCTATGAAAGGATAAAAATTGATGGATGAATCGATATCAAAGAAAGGCATCTTATTCTTTGGACTCAGCCAAACATGTCCTTATCAATTGTGAAACCGCGTCAATATAGAGGATTTGAATCCTCTGCTCTGTTTTCAGTCATGTACATTTCTTACACAATACGATTAGCTGATCATGTCGTGAACCTTACAAAACGTcagataaatttgaaaagttgtCGAATGAAACGAGATGATCAGCTAATCATCTTGTGTACAAAGTACACAACATACCAGCTGCTATATTTTCAGTCATggtagatgatccaaatcccaatATAGCAATACATACATATAACGGCCATTACGGATTCAATAGCTATCGATAAAAATTGAAGAACTATGTTCTTTGAACATAACTTACAGTAGAAGGGGCTTTCGAAAATTTTTTCcctaaaattttcatattttctgAATTTTAACTATCTCGGGAACTGTAACGGAAGGCTCCATGCGACAGTTTTGCAACGATCCAAATTATATATGAATGATCTCttgatatattataataatttatggCATTCGTTAAATCTCTTTTTGCAACGATGATGTTCGAAATGAAGTAAAAGCTAGAAACTTGTGATTCAAATAAAGTTACCTCAGCTTTGAGTTTGTCATTTTCCTTGGAAATGGATTCATAATCGAAGACGAGTGAGTCGTAAGAGGATTTGAGCTGATCGAAATCCCTCTCAAGCTGTTTAGTCTTCCACCGTGCGCGGCGGTTCTGGAACCAAACCGCTACCTGCCTCGGCTGCAACCCCAGCTTCTTCGCCAGCTGAGTCTTCCGCTCCGGCTCCAGTTTGTTCTCAACCTCGAAGCTCTTCTCCAGCGAGTGCACCTGCTCAGGAGTCAGCCGGCGCTTCTTCCCCGGCAACTGCTCGTCGTAATACTCTTCGTCGTATAGCTCCTCTGACGTGCTGAAAAAGGGCCGCCTTCTCGATGTTTCCTCCATGTTCATCACTGATCTTCCTCCTAGTATGGATCGAAAACTAGTGTCAATATACGAGAGTGTAACATGGGGAAGAGGAGTCAAATTATGATTGAATTTGTACCTCGGAAAATGGAGTCACCATTTCCAAGAAAAAGCATGTTGCCGTGGCACGAGGGGTCGAAGAAAATACGATCATATTCCATTTTTTCCCTCAGATCTCCGGCGATCTAACACACCGTCGTCCTGCTCAATATattcacacacacaaacaaagTTCCCCGGAGATAATTTaagatatatagatatatatatatatgatattatttttattcggAGATTTGGAGAGGGTTCTTTTGAGGATATTAGAATAACATGACTTTGTGGCGAAAGAAGCTGGTACTCCACAGCAACCTCGCCGGAGTCTCCAGCGGGAAGATGCAAAATCCCATCATGCGAAGCAAAACTTGTCCCAGATCGGGCTGGGAGAACTACTGCTATCGAATTCCGATCGAAGGTTGAGGAAATGGATTCGAACCAGAGATTCCGGAGAGGGGTAATTCGGTAATATAATCTATTTCCCTTCGGCTCTTTGGTGCTAAAGTTCCATGGGATGAGGCTGTAAGGTTATATACTGGTTTTTATATCGTGAAATTACTATTTTAGACAACAGTGGACTTTGGAGTGTCGCAATCATTGATGAGGTATGGATTGGACAATTTCGGGGTCGATTATGGGTTTTGTTGAGTGAGGTTGACTAACTTGCGCTAGGGGGTGCGAGCGGGGAAGTTGTGCTACGTGGACAGAATCTGGACCGTTGAAAAATATCAAGGAAATGCCTGATGGACAGCGCCAGATCAGATCAATATTGGAAATAGAAATTTTAAAGTGTTCCCCATGCTCTGCTGTCGGGGAATTATCGGTCGCAATCCAATTTCCAGTTTTCACCATGTCCATTTTCTATTTCTCACAataaccaattttttttaaattaaaaaacaatGCGATGTCTGATTTATGATCTTAatctattaatttatattttttaaattttaatcatttttgcTAGAGGTAAGACGCAACAACAAAAATAATGTCACGTCAAAACTCAGATGAAAAATTACTATAAGAATAAAagtaattgaaaaataaaattatgaatcgatcgataatattatttttaacatgttaaaaaaatacaattatAATATTTGCAGTTAATTTCGACTTGTTATAAGGTACGAGTATTTAAATTtgggtaatttttaattattaatttttttttatatatataaaaaagtatTTGTAGTGAGTGCATGCCATTGTTGATACATTTTCTAAGGGGACCCAT from Primulina tabacum isolate GXHZ01 chromosome 3, ASM2559414v2, whole genome shotgun sequence encodes:
- the LOC142539560 gene encoding homeobox-leucine zipper protein HAT5-like: MEYDRIFFDPSCHGNMLFLGNGDSIFRGGRSVMNMEETSRRRPFFSTSEELYDEEYYDEQLPGKKRRLTPEQVHSLEKSFEVENKLEPERKTQLAKKLGLQPRQVAVWFQNRRARWKTKQLERDFDQLKSSYDSLVFDYESISKENDKLKAELLSLTEKAKAEEQPVGESSAHHGSNPVPTFAPPCLQLTMKVEDPQSIGSDGGAVVDDDGPQLLDSGDSYFPCSHYPDYVVAAEEDDDRRHWRQLLQVRFPRGGAPPPRRRGWGADRLVYLDLI